Proteins co-encoded in one Microcoleus sp. FACHB-831 genomic window:
- a CDS encoding transposase — protein sequence MTSSYPSNLTQEQWELLSSLIPKAKPGGRPRTVDMQAVV from the coding sequence ATGACATCATCGTATCCGAGTAACTTGACCCAAGAACAATGGGAACTGTTATCCAGCTTGATTCCCAAAGCTAAACCGGGAGGTCGTCCGCGCACCGTAGATATGCAAGCAGTGGT